A segment of the Desulfitobacterium dehalogenans ATCC 51507 genome:
CCAATACTCTGGTCACTGATCTGCCGGGAATCTACTCTATGTCCCCTTACAGCAATGAAGAACTGGTGACCCGTCAGTTTTTGCTTCAGGACAAGCCCAAGGGGATCATTAACATCGTGGATGCCACCAATATCGAAAGAAATCTGTATCTCACTATGCAGTTAATGGAATTGAACATTCCTATGGTACTGGCCCTGAACATGATGGATGAAGTACGGGAAAACGGCGGTTCTATTCACATTAACGAAATGGAGAATAGGCTGGGAATACCTGTTGTCCCCATCGTGGCAAGCAAAAACGAAGGAATCCAGGAGCTGGTGGATCACGCCATCCATGTGGCCAAAAACCAGGAACGGCCCGGAAGGATGGACTTTTGCGATCCGGAACACGATAACGGCGCTGTCCACCGCTGTCTCCATGCCATCATCCATCTGATTGAAGATCATGCGCAACAGGCTCAAATTCCTCTGCGCTTTGCTGCCAGCAAGGTGGCTGAAGGGGATGAGGAGATTCTCAAAGCGCTGGATTTGAATCAAAACGAGCTGGAACTTCTCGACCATATCATTCAACAGATGGAAGAAGAGAGAGGCTTGGATCATGGGGCAGCCATTGCGGATATGCGGTTTAAATTCATCAAAGAAATATGCGATGCAACGGTGGTTAAGCCTAAAGAGAGCAAGGAATACGCCCGAAGTGTGGCCATTGATAATGTACTGACAGGGAAATTTACAGCCATTCCAGCTTTTGTGGGGATTATGAGTCTGGTCTTCTGGCTGACCTTTGGCGTGATCGGCACCTGGTTAGCGGATATCCTAGACATGGGAATCACCTGGCTGTCGGGGGTGGTGGATCTCGGCTTGACCGCCTACGGGATTAACCCTGTTGTCCACTCTTTGATTATTGACGGTATCTTTGCCGGTGTGGGCAGTGTGTTGAGCTTTTTGCCGATTATCGTGACCTTGTTCTTCTTCCTATCCATCCTTGAGGATAGTGGTTATATGGCCCGGGTGGCCTTTGTCATGGACAAGCTTTTAAGGAAAATCGGCCTTTCCGGCCGCAGCATCGTGCCCATGCTGATCGGGTTTGGGTGCTCTGTTCCCGGGGTTATGGCCAGCAGGACCCTTCCTTCCGAACGGGACCGCAAAATGACCATTCTGCTGACTCCTTTTATGAGCTGTTCTGCTAAGCTGCCGATTTACGCTCTCTTTACGGCGGCATTCTTCCCCAGGTACGGAGCCCTGGTGATGATCGGGCTGTATTTTACCGGAATCGTGGTGGGGATACTTTTTGCCTTGCTTTTAAAAGGAACGATGTTTAAAGGAGAACCGGTCCCCTTTGTTATGGAACTTCCCAATTACCGCATGCCAGGTTTCAAGAATGTAGGGCAGCTTCTGTGGGACAAAGCCAAGGACTTTATTACCAGAGCCTTTACCGTGATTTTTGTGGCAACGATTATTATTTGGTTCCTGCAGTATTTTGACCCGCGCTTGAATGTGGTCTCCGATTCCCAGGACAGCTTGCTGGCTTTGGTTTCGGGTATGATTGCTCCGATTTTCGTACCTCTTGGTTTTGGAGATTGGCGGATTTCGACGGCTCTTATCACGGGATTCATGGCTAAAGAAAGCGTGGTTTCCACTTTGACCGTATTATTGGGAGGATCTGCCGCTTCTCTGTCAAGTATGTTCACTCCCTTCTCAGCCATTGTATTTCTGGTATTTACCTTGCTGTATACTCCATGTGTGGCGGCCATCGCCTCTGTAAAGCGTGAACTTGGCGGAAAATGGGCAGTGGGTGTAGTGGTTATACAATGTGTTATCGCTTGGGTGGTGGCCCTATTAGTCAATCTCTTTGGTATAATGATAGGGTGGGTGTAGACCGATGGATGGATTAAGTAGTTTTCTTCTTGTGCTCATCATGGTGGGATTTTTGGCGGCCATACGTTCCATCTGGAGGAAAAAGGATAACCCATGCGGGGGCTGCGGAGGAGACTGCACTTCCTGCAAGCATTCAAACCCACCGGATCAAGCTAAGAAATAAAAAGATTGCGGCGGGAAAACCTATCAATAAATGCAAAAAGCCAGATTTTATTCTGGCTTTTTTGTTGGCGGAAAACTACTCAATGGATTGAATTTTGAAATCATCAATGAGCCATTTTCCTTCAATTTTTTTGACTGGTATGGAATACTCAATGGTTTCCCTATAGGCCGAGCCATTATCGTAACCTGATACTTTAACGATACAGTATACATTTCCGCTGGTTTCGGTTTCAATATTAACACGTATAATCTCCACAGCATCCACTTCTTGAGTAAGCTGATTATCTATGAAAGACTGTTTGAAATCTGCAAAGAGTCCTTGCATGATCTTTGCCCGGTCGGGAGTTAAAAAGGGGAGCTCATTTTCACCGGTCCAGGTAGTGTAATCAATGTTAAAGGCAGCTGTAAAGTAGTCGTTGACTAAGGTTTCTATGGCAGCTTTATCGGGGGCATACTGATCATCTGAGCCCATGCATCCGGTAAAAGCCAAGATGCTGAACAGGAGAGCAATCCATAGCAACCCTTTATTTTTCTTCACTAAAAAACCTCCTTAAAATGGCGACAGCGGTCGCAACACTCGTCTTAGGAATTCTCAAGTTGTCTTTTGAGATAACTAAAAAATAGCCCCATGAGCAAGGATAAAGGCTATTTTTTAGCTATCCATATTCCCACTATGGCCACTTCTTGCGGATTAGGTTGCATATAGGCTAAGATGTTCCTGCATCTCAGCTTTTTTAATCTGACTTTATTATACTCCAGATATACCTTGATATAAAGCCCTTTTACATTGAACGAGACTTCCATCAGCGGGAGATTCGACTCCCGCTGAAGAGAAAGCCTGAGTCCATACTGAATTTTAGCCGCCCTTGGGCACCCGCCGCCTCTATAGGCGGCGAGAAGGATGGGTTGGTTCAGTAATAAAGATAGATATTCCATTAATTCTTGGCAGCACTTGCTCCAGCTATTTTCCCAAAGACATTGATGTCTGCCATTGCATTACCGCCTAAACGGTTTGAACCGTGGACACCACCGGTCACTTCACCGGAAGCATATAAGCCAGGTATTATTTTTCCGTCTTTGTCTAGAACTTGAGCATCTTTATTGATTTCAATCCCACCCATTGTATGGTGAACTACAGGAACACGTGCTCCGCCATAAAAAGGAGCTGTATCAATTTTATTACGATAAAGAGTTCTGCCAAATTGGTCTTTCGTTTTCGACTCAACATGTTTATTAAATTCTGCTACTGTTTTGACAAGATTCTCCGGATTAATACCCATCATTTGGGCAAGTTCCTCAAGGGTATCGGCCTTATAAGCCCTGCCTTCGGCAATTAAAGAATCGATTGATCCAAAGAACTCACTGTCATCTGATCCTTCCGGATAAGAATGCTTATCGACAATAACCCACATTGTAGCGCCTTCTTGTTCCAATATGGCTTTAGACATAACGTCCCTGCGCGATCCTTCATCGACAAAACGCTGACCGTTTTTATTGACAAAAATGTTGTCTTCGATATCCCTTGCCACGTTCCCGTCAAGTCCGCCTGTTTTGGGATCTCCTGTAGGGTGCAGCTGAATATATTCCATTCCGATAAGGTTTGCCCCGACTTTTTCAGCCATGACGATGCCATCTCCGGTAGCTCCCGGTTGGTTCGTTGTTTTAAGATTTTTTAGTGATGGCCAAATTGTATTATAGGACTCCCTCATTTCAACATTGGCGCTAAATCCGCCGGTTGCGATAATGACTCCTTTGCTGGCCTTGGCAACGATTTTTCCATTTTCGCCTTCAGCATTTACACCGGTAATTCTGCCGTCTTCTACGATTAAATCCGTTGCTTTAGCATGGGTAATAATTTCAATTTCATCGCTATGCTGTTTAATATAGTTCATATAGGCATTGACATAACCGGTTCCAAGCGGCTCTACTGGAATATGACCCCTGGCCCATAAAGAACCGACAATTGTCTCGATGGTATCTTCATATTTCATGCCAAGACTTTCTAACCATTCAAGAGTGGGATAGGCGTTTTCGACTAATGTTCTTACAAGCTCCGGCTTACCAAGCTTGTCCCCGCCTTCATATGTGTGAGTATAGTGCTTTTCAATTGAGTCCTCTATTCCTGCCGCTCCTTGTCTTTTTGGATCAACGGCATTATAGGCGGCGCCGGAAATAAGCGTATTACCGCCTACGTTTGGCATCTTTTCCAGGACTAAGACCTTAGCTCCATTTTGATGGGCAGATACTGCTGCTGCAAGCCCGGATCCGCCTCCGCCAATGATAACAACTTCAGTTTCTTTGTTGATCGTTTTATTGGCAGCCTGATTTTTTTCGGGTTTTTTTTGATAGTCAGCCAGGTTTACCC
Coding sequences within it:
- the feoB gene encoding ferrous iron transport protein B; this translates as MKLNELGTGQSASIVSVGGKGALRQHFLDMGVIPGAIVTMVKLAPLGDPMEVRIHGYELTLRLADAEEIEILAVDEVEKLSERTKKREQVKHPGLGETGIFHTKADGNPLPDSELLTFALAGNQNSGKTTLFNQLTGSNQRVGNFPGVTVDRKDGVIRGHSNTLVTDLPGIYSMSPYSNEELVTRQFLLQDKPKGIINIVDATNIERNLYLTMQLMELNIPMVLALNMMDEVRENGGSIHINEMENRLGIPVVPIVASKNEGIQELVDHAIHVAKNQERPGRMDFCDPEHDNGAVHRCLHAIIHLIEDHAQQAQIPLRFAASKVAEGDEEILKALDLNQNELELLDHIIQQMEEERGLDHGAAIADMRFKFIKEICDATVVKPKESKEYARSVAIDNVLTGKFTAIPAFVGIMSLVFWLTFGVIGTWLADILDMGITWLSGVVDLGLTAYGINPVVHSLIIDGIFAGVGSVLSFLPIIVTLFFFLSILEDSGYMARVAFVMDKLLRKIGLSGRSIVPMLIGFGCSVPGVMASRTLPSERDRKMTILLTPFMSCSAKLPIYALFTAAFFPRYGALVMIGLYFTGIVVGILFALLLKGTMFKGEPVPFVMELPNYRMPGFKNVGQLLWDKAKDFITRAFTVIFVATIIIWFLQYFDPRLNVVSDSQDSLLALVSGMIAPIFVPLGFGDWRISTALITGFMAKESVVSTLTVLLGGSAASLSSMFTPFSAIVFLVFTLLYTPCVAAIASVKRELGGKWAVGVVVIQCVIAWVVALLVNLFGIMIGWV
- a CDS encoding FeoB-associated Cys-rich membrane protein: MDGLSSFLLVLIMVGFLAAIRSIWRKKDNPCGGCGGDCTSCKHSNPPDQAKK
- a CDS encoding flavocytochrome c — encoded protein: MKGLKKIILFMALIALVFSSTACTAQKSSEVKTYLGTGEGIHGSIEVEVSLQDKKITDIKVLKQNETPDLGGAAITKLIEDMLKYQSIAIDTVSGATLSSNGLIAAVTKALEQAGVNLADYQKKPEKNQAANKTINKETEVVIIGGGGSGLAAAVSAHQNGAKVLVLEKMPNVGGNTLISGAAYNAVDPKRQGAAGIEDSIEKHYTHTYEGGDKLGKPELVRTLVENAYPTLEWLESLGMKYEDTIETIVGSLWARGHIPVEPLGTGYVNAYMNYIKQHSDEIEIITHAKATDLIVEDGRITGVNAEGENGKIVAKASKGVIIATGGFSANVEMRESYNTIWPSLKNLKTTNQPGATGDGIVMAEKVGANLIGMEYIQLHPTGDPKTGGLDGNVARDIEDNIFVNKNGQRFVDEGSRRDVMSKAILEQEGATMWVIVDKHSYPEGSDDSEFFGSIDSLIAEGRAYKADTLEELAQMMGINPENLVKTVAEFNKHVESKTKDQFGRTLYRNKIDTAPFYGGARVPVVHHTMGGIEINKDAQVLDKDGKIIPGLYASGEVTGGVHGSNRLGGNAMADINVFGKIAGASAAKN